A window from Mangifera indica cultivar Alphonso chromosome 2, CATAS_Mindica_2.1, whole genome shotgun sequence encodes these proteins:
- the LOC123209115 gene encoding pentatricopeptide repeat-containing protein At5g27270 isoform X2 translates to MDILKSTFFITTTPLLPHKPSVQKVPKTKPRIPIKASSRVHPDPWSLSDGSDITKPKPRFKNPKNPLTDDNARRIIKAKARYLSVLRRNQGSRAMTPKWIKRTPEQMVQYLEDDRNGQLYAKHVVAAIKAVRGRDEKADMRVVMGSFVGKLSFREMCVVLKEQKGWKQGRDFFGWMKLQLSYHPSVIVYTILLRLYGQVGKIKLAEEAFLEMLEVGCEPDEIACGTMLCTYARWGRHKPMLTFLSAIKERGITLSTAVYNFMLSSLQKKSFHGKVIDLWRQMVEEQVAPTDFTYTVVISSLVKECLHEEALMTLTKMKSSGFTPEEVTYSQLISLNTRNGKWDEALKLYEDMRYEGIVPSNYTYASLLTMYYKNEDYSKALSLFSEMEKYKVTADEVIYGLLIRIYGKLGLYEDAQKTFEETKRLGLLSDEKTYLAMAQVHLKSGNVEKALNVIDVMKSKNIWFSRFAYIVLLQCYSMKEDLASAEVTFQALSKTGLPDAGSCNDMLNLYVKLDLTENAKDFIVQIRKDGVVFDEELYKTVMRIYCKNGMATAAEQLMEEMGENVSFKDNYFFQTFFKTMHGGSLRTQSEDKLLASNQPDHMALGLMLSLYLADGNFSKTEEILKLLLEVAGGSSVVSQLISNFVREGDVSKAKFLKDRMTKLGCRLEDDVIASLIGLYGKQQKLKEAQDVFQEVAGSSKPGKSIIKSIIDAYARCGKAMEAYLIYEEVTAQGHHLDAVAMSILVNTLTNCGKYEEAKNIILKSFHDGTDLDTVAYNTFIKAMLQAGKLHFAASIYDRMLSLGVPASIQTYNTMISVYGRGRKLDKAVEMFNRARSSGILLDEKAYMNLISFYGKAGKTLEASLLFYKMQEEGINPGLEFSWR, encoded by the exons ATGGACATCCTTAAGTCCACTTTCTTTATCACCACCACCCCACTACTTCCCCACAAACCCTCCGTCCAAAAAGTCCCCAAAACAAAACCCAGAATCCCCATTAAGGCCTCTTCACGAGTCCATCCAGACCCCTGGTCCTTAAGTGACGGGAGCGACATAACGAAACCGAAACCCAggttcaaaaaccctaaaaatccTCTCACAGACGATAACGCGCGGCGTATAATAAAGGCGAAGGCGAGGTACTTGAGTGTATTGAGGCGGAACCAGGGGTCGAGAGCGATGACGCCCAAGTGGATAAAGCGGACGCCGGAGCAGATGGTGCAGTACTTGGAGGATGACCGGAATGGGCAGCTGTATGCGAAGCACGTGGTGGCAGCGATAAAGGCGGTGAGAGGGAGGGATGAGAAGGCGGATATGAGAGTTGTGATGGGGAGCTTTGTGGGAAAATTGAGTTTTAGAGAAATGTGTGTGGTGTTGAAAGAGCAAAAGGGTTGGAAACAAGGTCGGGACTTTTTTGGTTGGATGAAATTGCAG TTAAGCTATCACCCCAGCGTCATTGTTTATACAATTCTTTTGCGGTTATATGGGCAAGTTGGAAAGATTAAGTTGGCTGAAGAGGCCTTCTTGGAGATGCTTGAAGTGGGTTGTGAACCAGATGAAATTGCTTGTGGTACTATGCTTTGTACTTATGCCAGATGGGGGCGCCATAAACCTATGTTGACATTTCTTTCTGCCATAAAAGAAAGGGGAATTACACTTTCTACTgctgtatataattttatgttgtcGTCTTTGCAAAAGAAATCATTCCATGGAAAAGTGATAGACTTATGGAGGCAGATGGTGGAAGAACAGGTTGCACCAACTGATTTTACTTATACCGTAGTCATCAGTTCGCTTGTTAAAGAATGTCTTCATGAGGAGGCTTTGATGACCCTTACTAAGATGAAGAGCTCTGGTTTTACTCCTGAGGAGGTAACTTATAGCCAGCTTATTAGTTTGAATACAAGAAATGGTAAATGGGATGAGGCATTGAAATTATACGAGGATATGAGATACGAGGGAATTGTTCCTAGTAATTATACTTATGCTTCACTTTTAACTATGTACTACAAGAATGAAGATTATTCTAAAGCCTTATCTCTCTTTTCTGAAATGGAAAAATATAAAGTCACAGCTGACGAAGTCATTTATGGTCTTCTCATTCGAATATATGGAAAACTTGGACTTTATGAGGATGCCCAGAAAACATTTGAGGAGACCAAACGGCTGGGCCTACTTAGTGATGAAAAAACTTATTTGGCAATGGCACAAGTCCATCTCAAAAGCGGGAATGTGGAGAAAGCTTTGAATGTTATTGATGTTATGAAATCCAAAAACATTTGGTTCTCAAGATTTGCTTATATTGTCTTGTTGCAATGTTATTCCATGAAAGAGGATTTGGCCTCTGCTGAAGTCACATTTCAGGCTCTCTCCAAGACTGGACTTCCTGATGCTGGTTCTTGTAATGACATGCTGAATTTGTATGTAAAATTAGACTTAACAGAAAATGCCaaagattttattgtccagATAAGGAAAGATGGAGTGGTTTTTGATGAGGAGCTTTACAAGACAGTTATGAGAATTTATTGCAAGAATGGAATGGCAACAGCGGCTGAGCAGCTAATGGAAGAGATGGGTGAAAATGTGTCTTTCAAGGATAATTACTTtttccaaactttttttaagaCTATGCATGGGGGATCTTTGAGAACACAATCTGAAGACAAACTTTTGGCCTCCAACCAACCTGACCATATGGCTCTGGGGCTGATGCTTAGTCTGTATCTGGCAGATGGTAATTTCAGTAAGACAGAAGAAATCCTGAAGTTATTGCTTGAAGTGGCTGGTGGCTCATCTGTAGTGAGTCAACTCATTAGCAACTTTGTGAGAGAAG GTGATGTATCTAAAGCAAAATTTCTAAAAGATCGGATGACAAAATTGGGCTGCAGACTGGAGGATGATGTTATTGCCTCTTTGATTGGTTTATATGGGAAGCAACAAAAGCTCAAAGAGGCGCAAGATGTCTTCCAAGAAGTAGCAGGTTCATCAAAACCTGggaaatcaattataaaatcaattatcgATGCATATGCTAGATGTGGTAAAGCTATGGAAGCATACTTGATatatgaagaagtaactgcacaAGGGCATCATTTGGATGCTGTTGCTATGAGCATACTCGTGAACACGTTAACTAATTGCG GCAAATATGAAGAAGCAAAGAATATTATTCTTAAGAGTTTCCATGATGGCACAGACCTTGACACTGTGGCTTATAATACCTTTATTAAGGCAATGCTACAAGCAG GTAAATTACATTTTGCAGCCAGTATTTATGACCGTATGCTTTCTTTGGGAGTTCCTGCATCAATTCAGACATACAATACAATGATTAG TGTGTATGGACGGGGTCGGAAACTGGATAAAGCTGTAGAGATGTTTAACAGAGCTCGCAGCTCGGGTATCTTGCTTGATGAGAAGGCATACATGAATCTTATCAGCTTTTATGGGAAGGCTG GTAAAACACTTGAAGCATCCCTTCTATTCTATAAAATGCAGGAAGAAGGGATAAACCCTGGGCTG GAATTTTCTTGGAGATAA
- the LOC123209115 gene encoding pentatricopeptide repeat-containing protein At5g27270 isoform X1, which yields MDILKSTFFITTTPLLPHKPSVQKVPKTKPRIPIKASSRVHPDPWSLSDGSDITKPKPRFKNPKNPLTDDNARRIIKAKARYLSVLRRNQGSRAMTPKWIKRTPEQMVQYLEDDRNGQLYAKHVVAAIKAVRGRDEKADMRVVMGSFVGKLSFREMCVVLKEQKGWKQGRDFFGWMKLQLSYHPSVIVYTILLRLYGQVGKIKLAEEAFLEMLEVGCEPDEIACGTMLCTYARWGRHKPMLTFLSAIKERGITLSTAVYNFMLSSLQKKSFHGKVIDLWRQMVEEQVAPTDFTYTVVISSLVKECLHEEALMTLTKMKSSGFTPEEVTYSQLISLNTRNGKWDEALKLYEDMRYEGIVPSNYTYASLLTMYYKNEDYSKALSLFSEMEKYKVTADEVIYGLLIRIYGKLGLYEDAQKTFEETKRLGLLSDEKTYLAMAQVHLKSGNVEKALNVIDVMKSKNIWFSRFAYIVLLQCYSMKEDLASAEVTFQALSKTGLPDAGSCNDMLNLYVKLDLTENAKDFIVQIRKDGVVFDEELYKTVMRIYCKNGMATAAEQLMEEMGENVSFKDNYFFQTFFKTMHGGSLRTQSEDKLLASNQPDHMALGLMLSLYLADGNFSKTEEILKLLLEVAGGSSVVSQLISNFVREGDVSKAKFLKDRMTKLGCRLEDDVIASLIGLYGKQQKLKEAQDVFQEVAGSSKPGKSIIKSIIDAYARCGKAMEAYLIYEEVTAQGHHLDAVAMSILVNTLTNCGKYEEAKNIILKSFHDGTDLDTVAYNTFIKAMLQAGKLHFAASIYDRMLSLGVPASIQTYNTMISVYGRGRKLDKAVEMFNRARSSGILLDEKAYMNLISFYGKAGKTLEASLLFYKMQEEGINPGLVSYNIMINVYAAAGLYHEVEKLFEAMQRVGFVPDSFTYLSLVRAYTESLKYSEAEETINSMLKQGISPSCSHFNHLLSAFSKAGLIVEANRVFEKLLSAGLIPDLACYRTMMKGYMHYGCVEEGISFFEQVKESAEPDRFILSSAVHLYKYAEKEIEANSILDSMKSLGISFLKNLKVGSKMRPS from the exons ATGGACATCCTTAAGTCCACTTTCTTTATCACCACCACCCCACTACTTCCCCACAAACCCTCCGTCCAAAAAGTCCCCAAAACAAAACCCAGAATCCCCATTAAGGCCTCTTCACGAGTCCATCCAGACCCCTGGTCCTTAAGTGACGGGAGCGACATAACGAAACCGAAACCCAggttcaaaaaccctaaaaatccTCTCACAGACGATAACGCGCGGCGTATAATAAAGGCGAAGGCGAGGTACTTGAGTGTATTGAGGCGGAACCAGGGGTCGAGAGCGATGACGCCCAAGTGGATAAAGCGGACGCCGGAGCAGATGGTGCAGTACTTGGAGGATGACCGGAATGGGCAGCTGTATGCGAAGCACGTGGTGGCAGCGATAAAGGCGGTGAGAGGGAGGGATGAGAAGGCGGATATGAGAGTTGTGATGGGGAGCTTTGTGGGAAAATTGAGTTTTAGAGAAATGTGTGTGGTGTTGAAAGAGCAAAAGGGTTGGAAACAAGGTCGGGACTTTTTTGGTTGGATGAAATTGCAG TTAAGCTATCACCCCAGCGTCATTGTTTATACAATTCTTTTGCGGTTATATGGGCAAGTTGGAAAGATTAAGTTGGCTGAAGAGGCCTTCTTGGAGATGCTTGAAGTGGGTTGTGAACCAGATGAAATTGCTTGTGGTACTATGCTTTGTACTTATGCCAGATGGGGGCGCCATAAACCTATGTTGACATTTCTTTCTGCCATAAAAGAAAGGGGAATTACACTTTCTACTgctgtatataattttatgttgtcGTCTTTGCAAAAGAAATCATTCCATGGAAAAGTGATAGACTTATGGAGGCAGATGGTGGAAGAACAGGTTGCACCAACTGATTTTACTTATACCGTAGTCATCAGTTCGCTTGTTAAAGAATGTCTTCATGAGGAGGCTTTGATGACCCTTACTAAGATGAAGAGCTCTGGTTTTACTCCTGAGGAGGTAACTTATAGCCAGCTTATTAGTTTGAATACAAGAAATGGTAAATGGGATGAGGCATTGAAATTATACGAGGATATGAGATACGAGGGAATTGTTCCTAGTAATTATACTTATGCTTCACTTTTAACTATGTACTACAAGAATGAAGATTATTCTAAAGCCTTATCTCTCTTTTCTGAAATGGAAAAATATAAAGTCACAGCTGACGAAGTCATTTATGGTCTTCTCATTCGAATATATGGAAAACTTGGACTTTATGAGGATGCCCAGAAAACATTTGAGGAGACCAAACGGCTGGGCCTACTTAGTGATGAAAAAACTTATTTGGCAATGGCACAAGTCCATCTCAAAAGCGGGAATGTGGAGAAAGCTTTGAATGTTATTGATGTTATGAAATCCAAAAACATTTGGTTCTCAAGATTTGCTTATATTGTCTTGTTGCAATGTTATTCCATGAAAGAGGATTTGGCCTCTGCTGAAGTCACATTTCAGGCTCTCTCCAAGACTGGACTTCCTGATGCTGGTTCTTGTAATGACATGCTGAATTTGTATGTAAAATTAGACTTAACAGAAAATGCCaaagattttattgtccagATAAGGAAAGATGGAGTGGTTTTTGATGAGGAGCTTTACAAGACAGTTATGAGAATTTATTGCAAGAATGGAATGGCAACAGCGGCTGAGCAGCTAATGGAAGAGATGGGTGAAAATGTGTCTTTCAAGGATAATTACTTtttccaaactttttttaagaCTATGCATGGGGGATCTTTGAGAACACAATCTGAAGACAAACTTTTGGCCTCCAACCAACCTGACCATATGGCTCTGGGGCTGATGCTTAGTCTGTATCTGGCAGATGGTAATTTCAGTAAGACAGAAGAAATCCTGAAGTTATTGCTTGAAGTGGCTGGTGGCTCATCTGTAGTGAGTCAACTCATTAGCAACTTTGTGAGAGAAG GTGATGTATCTAAAGCAAAATTTCTAAAAGATCGGATGACAAAATTGGGCTGCAGACTGGAGGATGATGTTATTGCCTCTTTGATTGGTTTATATGGGAAGCAACAAAAGCTCAAAGAGGCGCAAGATGTCTTCCAAGAAGTAGCAGGTTCATCAAAACCTGggaaatcaattataaaatcaattatcgATGCATATGCTAGATGTGGTAAAGCTATGGAAGCATACTTGATatatgaagaagtaactgcacaAGGGCATCATTTGGATGCTGTTGCTATGAGCATACTCGTGAACACGTTAACTAATTGCG GCAAATATGAAGAAGCAAAGAATATTATTCTTAAGAGTTTCCATGATGGCACAGACCTTGACACTGTGGCTTATAATACCTTTATTAAGGCAATGCTACAAGCAG GTAAATTACATTTTGCAGCCAGTATTTATGACCGTATGCTTTCTTTGGGAGTTCCTGCATCAATTCAGACATACAATACAATGATTAG TGTGTATGGACGGGGTCGGAAACTGGATAAAGCTGTAGAGATGTTTAACAGAGCTCGCAGCTCGGGTATCTTGCTTGATGAGAAGGCATACATGAATCTTATCAGCTTTTATGGGAAGGCTG GTAAAACACTTGAAGCATCCCTTCTATTCTATAAAATGCAGGAAGAAGGGATAAACCCTGGGCTG GTTAGCTACAATATTATGATCAATGTATATGCTGCTGCGGGACTTTATCATGAAGTTGAGAAACTTTTCGAAGCCATGCAGAGGGTTGGCTTTGTACCTGACTCTTTCACATATCTTTCCCTTGTTCGCGCTTATACAGAGAGTTTGAAATACTCTGAAGCTGAGGAAACCATCAATTCTATGCTGAAGCAAGGCATTTCCCCCTCTTGTTCACATTTTAATCATTTGCTATCTGCTTTCTCAAAAGCAGGTCTGATAGTAGAAGCTAATAGAGTGTTCGAGAAACTACTGTCAGCTGGTTTAATTCCTGACCTTGCATGTTATCGGACTATGATGAAAGGTTACATGCATTATGGATGTGTTGAAGAAGGAATCAGCTTTTTTGAACAGGTTAAGGAATCTGCAGAACCAGACAGGTTTATTTTGAGTTCAGCTGTGCATTTATACAAGTATGCAGAGAAAGAAATTGAAGCTAACAGTATCCTGGATTCTATGAAATCTTTGGGGATCTCGTTCCTGAAAAACCTTAAAGTTGGATCAAAGATGAGACCCTCATAA
- the LOC123209115 gene encoding pentatricopeptide repeat-containing protein At5g27270 isoform X3, whose protein sequence is MLEVGCEPDEIACGTMLCTYARWGRHKPMLTFLSAIKERGITLSTAVYNFMLSSLQKKSFHGKVIDLWRQMVEEQVAPTDFTYTVVISSLVKECLHEEALMTLTKMKSSGFTPEEVTYSQLISLNTRNGKWDEALKLYEDMRYEGIVPSNYTYASLLTMYYKNEDYSKALSLFSEMEKYKVTADEVIYGLLIRIYGKLGLYEDAQKTFEETKRLGLLSDEKTYLAMAQVHLKSGNVEKALNVIDVMKSKNIWFSRFAYIVLLQCYSMKEDLASAEVTFQALSKTGLPDAGSCNDMLNLYVKLDLTENAKDFIVQIRKDGVVFDEELYKTVMRIYCKNGMATAAEQLMEEMGENVSFKDNYFFQTFFKTMHGGSLRTQSEDKLLASNQPDHMALGLMLSLYLADGNFSKTEEILKLLLEVAGGSSVVSQLISNFVREGDVSKAKFLKDRMTKLGCRLEDDVIASLIGLYGKQQKLKEAQDVFQEVAGSSKPGKSIIKSIIDAYARCGKAMEAYLIYEEVTAQGHHLDAVAMSILVNTLTNCGKYEEAKNIILKSFHDGTDLDTVAYNTFIKAMLQAGKLHFAASIYDRMLSLGVPASIQTYNTMISVYGRGRKLDKAVEMFNRARSSGILLDEKAYMNLISFYGKAGKTLEASLLFYKMQEEGINPGLVSYNIMINVYAAAGLYHEVEKLFEAMQRVGFVPDSFTYLSLVRAYTESLKYSEAEETINSMLKQGISPSCSHFNHLLSAFSKAGLIVEANRVFEKLLSAGLIPDLACYRTMMKGYMHYGCVEEGISFFEQVKESAEPDRFILSSAVHLYKYAEKEIEANSILDSMKSLGISFLKNLKVGSKMRPS, encoded by the exons ATGCTTGAAGTGGGTTGTGAACCAGATGAAATTGCTTGTGGTACTATGCTTTGTACTTATGCCAGATGGGGGCGCCATAAACCTATGTTGACATTTCTTTCTGCCATAAAAGAAAGGGGAATTACACTTTCTACTgctgtatataattttatgttgtcGTCTTTGCAAAAGAAATCATTCCATGGAAAAGTGATAGACTTATGGAGGCAGATGGTGGAAGAACAGGTTGCACCAACTGATTTTACTTATACCGTAGTCATCAGTTCGCTTGTTAAAGAATGTCTTCATGAGGAGGCTTTGATGACCCTTACTAAGATGAAGAGCTCTGGTTTTACTCCTGAGGAGGTAACTTATAGCCAGCTTATTAGTTTGAATACAAGAAATGGTAAATGGGATGAGGCATTGAAATTATACGAGGATATGAGATACGAGGGAATTGTTCCTAGTAATTATACTTATGCTTCACTTTTAACTATGTACTACAAGAATGAAGATTATTCTAAAGCCTTATCTCTCTTTTCTGAAATGGAAAAATATAAAGTCACAGCTGACGAAGTCATTTATGGTCTTCTCATTCGAATATATGGAAAACTTGGACTTTATGAGGATGCCCAGAAAACATTTGAGGAGACCAAACGGCTGGGCCTACTTAGTGATGAAAAAACTTATTTGGCAATGGCACAAGTCCATCTCAAAAGCGGGAATGTGGAGAAAGCTTTGAATGTTATTGATGTTATGAAATCCAAAAACATTTGGTTCTCAAGATTTGCTTATATTGTCTTGTTGCAATGTTATTCCATGAAAGAGGATTTGGCCTCTGCTGAAGTCACATTTCAGGCTCTCTCCAAGACTGGACTTCCTGATGCTGGTTCTTGTAATGACATGCTGAATTTGTATGTAAAATTAGACTTAACAGAAAATGCCaaagattttattgtccagATAAGGAAAGATGGAGTGGTTTTTGATGAGGAGCTTTACAAGACAGTTATGAGAATTTATTGCAAGAATGGAATGGCAACAGCGGCTGAGCAGCTAATGGAAGAGATGGGTGAAAATGTGTCTTTCAAGGATAATTACTTtttccaaactttttttaagaCTATGCATGGGGGATCTTTGAGAACACAATCTGAAGACAAACTTTTGGCCTCCAACCAACCTGACCATATGGCTCTGGGGCTGATGCTTAGTCTGTATCTGGCAGATGGTAATTTCAGTAAGACAGAAGAAATCCTGAAGTTATTGCTTGAAGTGGCTGGTGGCTCATCTGTAGTGAGTCAACTCATTAGCAACTTTGTGAGAGAAG GTGATGTATCTAAAGCAAAATTTCTAAAAGATCGGATGACAAAATTGGGCTGCAGACTGGAGGATGATGTTATTGCCTCTTTGATTGGTTTATATGGGAAGCAACAAAAGCTCAAAGAGGCGCAAGATGTCTTCCAAGAAGTAGCAGGTTCATCAAAACCTGggaaatcaattataaaatcaattatcgATGCATATGCTAGATGTGGTAAAGCTATGGAAGCATACTTGATatatgaagaagtaactgcacaAGGGCATCATTTGGATGCTGTTGCTATGAGCATACTCGTGAACACGTTAACTAATTGCG GCAAATATGAAGAAGCAAAGAATATTATTCTTAAGAGTTTCCATGATGGCACAGACCTTGACACTGTGGCTTATAATACCTTTATTAAGGCAATGCTACAAGCAG GTAAATTACATTTTGCAGCCAGTATTTATGACCGTATGCTTTCTTTGGGAGTTCCTGCATCAATTCAGACATACAATACAATGATTAG TGTGTATGGACGGGGTCGGAAACTGGATAAAGCTGTAGAGATGTTTAACAGAGCTCGCAGCTCGGGTATCTTGCTTGATGAGAAGGCATACATGAATCTTATCAGCTTTTATGGGAAGGCTG GTAAAACACTTGAAGCATCCCTTCTATTCTATAAAATGCAGGAAGAAGGGATAAACCCTGGGCTG GTTAGCTACAATATTATGATCAATGTATATGCTGCTGCGGGACTTTATCATGAAGTTGAGAAACTTTTCGAAGCCATGCAGAGGGTTGGCTTTGTACCTGACTCTTTCACATATCTTTCCCTTGTTCGCGCTTATACAGAGAGTTTGAAATACTCTGAAGCTGAGGAAACCATCAATTCTATGCTGAAGCAAGGCATTTCCCCCTCTTGTTCACATTTTAATCATTTGCTATCTGCTTTCTCAAAAGCAGGTCTGATAGTAGAAGCTAATAGAGTGTTCGAGAAACTACTGTCAGCTGGTTTAATTCCTGACCTTGCATGTTATCGGACTATGATGAAAGGTTACATGCATTATGGATGTGTTGAAGAAGGAATCAGCTTTTTTGAACAGGTTAAGGAATCTGCAGAACCAGACAGGTTTATTTTGAGTTCAGCTGTGCATTTATACAAGTATGCAGAGAAAGAAATTGAAGCTAACAGTATCCTGGATTCTATGAAATCTTTGGGGATCTCGTTCCTGAAAAACCTTAAAGTTGGATCAAAGATGAGACCCTCATAA